DNA sequence from the Pseudophryne corroboree isolate aPseCor3 chromosome 6, aPseCor3.hap2, whole genome shotgun sequence genome:
gcaatggctgccgcagagtgattgacatgaagtgggcgtttctgggtggcaactaaccgttttcagggagtgttctgaaaaacgtaggcatgccagggaaaatgcaggcatggctgggagaacgctgggcgtgtttgtgacgtcaaatccagaactgaatggtctgaagtgatcgcaagctctgagtaggttttgagctgctctaaaactgcacaaattatttttgtagccgttctgcgattaaAGCGTTCAGACTTCTGCAAAACTaatatacactcacagagggcggcggcttagcgtttgcacggcagcgaaaaactgctagcgagctaccaactctgaatgacccccataggggagtATTCATGTACGCTACGTAAAATAaattgatacttatcactatacatcgcatcgggtTGATGCGATATATAACTTcggtaagtagcaattcatgaatactcacctttccggcaatGTGTGGTATCTCGTGCTCCAGCAGCGCTGTCTTCTCCTGCAGTCTCCCATTGCGGTGTTGGATTCAGCTGGCGGGTCCCTCTACACATGCAGAAGTACCGGGACGTTGCAGGGTGGTCAGGGAGCAGGACTATGGCTGGGTGCTGGGCAGAAAGCAGGGAAGCACTCATGGTGCCCATACATGGTGCGGTTCTCGGATGCGTTTTGAACTTTTTAGTTCAAAACGCATCACTTGTAGTTCAAATCACACGTGTTTCTTTTGGCTTGTGATGCGATGCGTGCTCCCACGTAGTTCTCATCGCAAGCCAAAAAAGTATTTTTGGACTAGATTGCATCTAGTTCAAATCGCACGTTGTCGTAGCGTATCGCATGTGATTTGAACATGATGCAATACGATCTAGTACAAAACGCATCTAGTACAAAATgtaccgtgtgtgggcacctttagcTTGCTTGCAATTTTTGCACAGATGTTCAGATTCTGCCATCCTGCGATGGCAAATCTAAACGCCATGGAGATGCGGAAACCAGAGCTTTACATTCCTCCATGAATCGCACTTACCATACTaatgtatggtgatgcgattcagccacagagcagTCAAGAACTGGAGAAGTCaagaacttctccacggtaacctgctccATGAATGGCCCGAAGCACAGTAAAGCCCTCATTTCCGCAAAATTTTCATACCATTGTCCAGCCTTAATTGtgcgacattacattttcagtgagaagtGTATTTGTATTGGATATTTTAATGGTAACGGGGCACTGTAATGTTTCAAAATGGGGCACTGTAACaccgcataatttgaactggagggcactgtaaagtgacacagtatgaactggagggcactgtgaagtgacacagtatgaactggagggcagtgtaatggggcataatatgaattggggacacagtgataatgtgaattgggaatactgtgtggcataatatgtactggtagCCCTACAGTGTGGCATCATTGCAAACTATGGAACTACATTCAAAAAATAAACTACGGGGAATAACATTAACTACGGCAATACTATGATTCGGAAAATTAACCGGGGCACTATTAAGGGACATAATATTAATAACTGTTGCGGAGTGGTGTCTCTCAAGAACCATTGGGACAGAGGCCCCataaatatgttgctatggggcccagaaagttTTGGCTATGCTTTTTATGTTGCTGCTTTTTAGAAACACAATTTTACTTCTCGTATGGAAGCTACACAGGATTTGCCTTCAACTTAAATGAATTTATTGTGATTGCTCCAGTACAGAATTATTTTGTTGCACAAAAAATGGAAAGGTTTTTACACACTGGAAAGAAGTCTGTTAGTGAAGAAAAGGATGAAGAACCACAGGCCAGTGGCACAGTCGGGAAGAAAAGGAAACATCGCAGATACGACGATACTTACCTAGACATCGTTTTTACATCTGTAGATGTCAACCATGAAGAGCGTCCACAGTGTGTACTGTGCCTGAAAATATTGTCAACAGAAAGCATGATTCCAAGCAAACTAAGACGCTATTTGGAGACCAATCACCCTAACATGGCTAAGAAACCGCGTGATTTCTTCAGCAGAAAGCTAAAAGAATTAAAAGGACAAAAAGGCACATTCTTTAAACAAGCATCCATACCATGCAATGCTTTGCTTGCATCCTACAAGGTGGCACATAGAATTGCGATGTGTAAAAAGCCTCACACCATTGCAGAAGAACTGATTTTACCGGCTGCAGTGGATATGGTTAACATTCTGGTTGGGGAATCAGCTGGAAAACTGCTTTCAAAGGTACCTTTATCAAACAATACCATCAGTCGCAGAATCCAACATATGGCTGAAGATCTAAATGACCAGTTCATTGAAAAAATGAAAGGGAAGGATTTTGCGCTACAACTAGATGAGCCAACAGACAGTAACAAGTATGCTCATTTGATTTGCTACACACGCTTTGTAGATTGTGACAATATTGTGGAAGACCTCTTTTGTGAAAGTATCACCGCCGGTATAAAGGCACACGACTTGTTTCAGATCATTGACACTTTTTTGAGTGAAAACCAGTTAGACTGGACAAAGTGCTTTGGtgtctgtactgatggtggtcgtTCTATGTCTGGCTGTTATGGAGGATTGCAGGCACTCATACGAAGCAAAGCTGCTGATGCGCTTTGGACCCACTGCATTATCCACAGGGAAGCCCTTGCATCAAAGCATCTGAGTCCGCCACTCAATGCAGTCATGGAAAGTGTGTTGAAAGTTGTGAACTTTATAAAAACTCGACCACAGAAGGCAAGGTTTTTTTGAAAAATGTGTGAGGATATGGGCTCTGAGCACACATCTTTGTTGTACTACTGCAACTCACGATGGCTTTCCCGTGGCAATGTACTTTCTCATGTTTTTAAGTTACACCAGGAACTCTACTCATATCTTGTAGAAGAAGAACATGAGTGTGCCAATAACTACTTGGATACTGTGTTTTTTTTGTCCAAGTTAGCCTACCTGTGTGATATCTTTGATAAACTGAATGCATTGAACCTCTCACTGCAGGGAAACAACACCCACATTCTTAAACTCTCAGAGAAGGTATCTGCATTCAGGAAAAAACTGTTTCTATGGAGAAGAAAATTAAATTAAGATTGTTACAATGACTGTTTCCCCATGTTGCATCAGTTTGCTACATCCGATGATGTTTGTTTGACACATGAATGTGTCACACTTAAATCAGTTTTTGAGCAGCACCTAACAAACCTCAGTTACTGGTTTGAAAAATATTTTCCTGAAAATATGGAAAAGTTCGTATGGATCCAGGATCCATTCAATACTAGTGCCCCAATCAAATTTTCTTCTGTAGAAGAAGAAAAACTCATCGAGCTCTCCTGTGACAAGACCTTGAAAGTAAAATTCAGCAGCATGGGACTTGAAGAGTTTTGGATATCCATTAAAGATGAATATCCAATGCTAAGTGCTAAAGCACAGCAAATCCTTGTTTCTTTTGCAACAACATATTTGTGTGAAGCTGGGTTTTCAGCAGTTGCTGTAATAAAAAGCAAGTACTGTTCAAAAATCAATGTGGAAGAGGAAATAAGGGGGGCAGTGTCCAAGCTAATCCCAAGGTTTGAAAAGTTGTGCAGTGCACAACAGGCTCACATATCCCAATAATAAGTGTTGTCGTTTTTGAACACTCTAATAACTGCCTACATattgttgttttattttgtttgatgTTATTCCTGTTAATGAGTGCTGTCAATTGTTCTTTAAAAGAAatcaaattaaataaatatattttttattggatttatgtttattatttttacaaacaaGCTAATAAGTAATTTTTTTCCCTCATCTAAATACTGATAGCATTGGTAATTATTTTGGcgtaagggtgccttgaaaaagtcagggagacccaaacggtgccttggactaaaaaagtttgggaaccactgccttaatgcaaaagctggaggagaaggaatctcttttgtctgactctctgaccaaatttggaaggagtagagaagagattgccaagctctcaggccagggggtaaatttactaaaatgggagttctattaaagatgggatgttgcccatagcaaccaatcagattctacatctcatttatctagcatcttctagaagataatacctggaatctgattggttgctaagggcaacattccatcttaaatagaactcccatcttagtaaatttacccccaggtgtcagaaaaccttggcaaaggctaaacccagatctgaaaactttgtagtacatagccatggactattagagaaaatctcctgtgaccagacacaagatggaagtctggtgctggccaataaggctctgttgCAAGACTgggcggagcttcaggaggaggtttctcagctaaaaccattggctatgcctagtttcagttcagacacaggcgtagctacaccagttgctgaagacgttatgccgaaggttgggtcagagacattatcggccaaagtggagatgccatcttcgggggaaatgatgccaacggtggtgcaggctgcggaagaatggtaccatactgtattggaacccggctatactggattccctgttccagccagaaggaacaggaaagttgagccagagctgccagtgcctaaggcccggaaggctccctgctatgccactagtaaggccatctgcctggaaagtggaaatgagggcccttcctcagaggtagataatttacaggcactaatgtccattcagttggtattgccattccagagcatggaggaagctgcagccattattgcgcagtgcacagaaaatccacgggaatttttcaagcagcaagagagagccacatcagatggcagtgttttgttgttaacacctaggacggcagtgagaagttcctccgaagcagcaccacctcattctccggaaaaagaatgtcgtagtagcttgggtgaagagtcgaacaaagccctgagttcagtagaatctgttcaagatggagcatggcaggcacaggggctcacagaagatgtgtttatggagacaagAGATGAAGATGTGGGATgcccggctgctcctcagttgacagggagtgaggaggaagcggtaatggagctgggagaggtttacttgatgtcaagtgatcatccacctccaaaacaagaatcctctaatctgctggatctgtggcagaatgatgaaccccaggaatctacctggacagatggcaatttgatgactacttaagagcccatcctagagcaggaagtcttacctgagctggagattgcttctgttgaggtcttggaaacccaggatctggacatccagtgcacatgtgagactttctctgacgaatcacagacaaagaccgtacctttggaggtgtctcgcccacgtgaactagtcatggctaagctagtggcAATAGAGAAGTCTACTTCCGAAGTCATccgggaacctgcttctgaaggagttccactcgtgtatgtggacgataaggtgcaagatttcgatcttcgggttgttgcaccccggcatgatccaccacgaaaggctcaagatccaattgctgaactgggacagttcataaaggacacactaagtaaggagcaagaacctgtccCAGAGGgatcggtgcagagtcccatttctgaggttgctctacccagggagagttctctatatgagacacgagagctggaaaacttgaggggagagttccaaaagctggccctaagtaatagccagctaaaagaagtagtgaaggagattcctgaactatggagtcgaataagagacctggacaagagactcaaaatgggttatgtgccagtcACAGAACGGCAGGAGTCAGTGACTAAGGTCAAAGACgggagatcggaggacgaagcagtcatgttaatgaaggaaatgttatcaaagctgaaaagactgaaggaagcactaaaagttcaacaaattaaaggactttctgagactcgggaccagtgcctcactctgagggaaagggtgggggcgaAGTTGGACCATGACCTGAGAACAATTAAAGTCGTgacagagactaggtgttaccggtgccaagagctgggccataaaagtggaattgtccatataggccaagaccagtgagggccggggtgactactaggcccagagtgaacttaaaaaccttccccagtccagagttggttaatgtcaggtgtcacaaacacccagaaaagaatgaagcgacttcctcagtagccagtaaatccgagccaGATAAGGGAaccatccctaaaggtggaaagatGAAGAGGAGAGGAAGTTTAGTGGGCAATGGGAAGTTGTCTATTAAAacgaccactttggccactatgccaaagtgaagggaaagggaaggtggcacagtggagttggtgccaccaacctttaatggaaatagattccaagaccagttaaaagggcctcggacatgtacttgggagaggagcttgggacccaggtgtatgggcccaagttatgtcccaaagatttgtcagcccaaaataattggcaaatgtgaaaccttgccaatgtaaAATGCAGCTTTTCTGTgccaggaaaagctgagggaaagggtatgtggcaggagaggtactttgccacctgtaagctacacacagtgtcctaggggtggatgggaagtgtggatggaaagGGTTCtcgtccatttggcccagaccaggtcttataggcttcttagcccaagaagctgtttcatcagccagcacctgggtgctgggtttaaagcagagtctctcccataagtcagggctcctgaaggcaattattgtccaggtgataggcctgctagggacagtgggatccggagggctgggtcactagtgtcaggatgccgggacctgaagggttccttatttagggagagggagtgaggcagggcctaacctccctggttgtttatactaaagacagtgatctttgttttatgtgtttctctgtatttgagctacctgaataaaaggtgtttgttgtttttgcacaagcctggagtcggttgctggtggaatttttgCAAAAGAGcatattctagcaagactcctgttactatatatatatatatatatatatatatatatataatgtgtatatatatatatatatatatatatatatgggaccttgacgcacctagcccctcagggtacagtatacagtgatagcaatatgtgatacaggagaatggaatcccacacaacagctacatgcACATTGGACTAgcaaaactacatataaatatgaatgagtatataacaatgcacagtagatactggatgtatatcacagaatacttgtactaaatattcagatagcagtacacttgttcttaactaacactgtctaaaaatgACATATAGAATACTTATGTGCCTGTAAATGCAGAGTGCTgaagaggcaggcggctttacagaggagacagagccatgcagtcccggagatcagcccagctagtagtgaagatggtgcaaaaatctctgtcagggagtgagggagagtgaaatgcagctccagcgcgggaacactagcagtagatggcgccggagctgggggaggggatacaggtcagcgccttatcccctatgctggtcctcaccaccaggtactgtggtgcCTATATAAAAAGGATTTtagaaaatccgacctgtgctcccttgccctggtggatatagtggggtctctgtgcagtacagtgtccacaccagcggcgtGGTCCATCTCCTGGGATCACGACCAGACTGCGattaaccggcgggtcccacctaggggaccctcttacctcctctctgatgtgcagccacgcgatcctagagagcgtcagcggtggtgtgcatgATGACCGGTGCACCTGCGCTGCAAGTACTCGGGAACCCAGCCGCAGGAGTATGCTGCGCTGCTAGGGAGgtgttggagccgcagcacagaatatcagactgacataaatagtgctgtGTCCCTTGAagacttcttaaaaagctcttttcagggctgcctagctcagccccacctgttagtgaactgcactgcaggcaccaacttacaaactgagctccagtgcctggaggtggtgttatagaggaggcggtgcagtgtatcctgggaacagtcaaagctttagcctgttggtgccttggatcaagatccaactctacaccccgatgttattccctgtgtaatatcagggtaccccactgcagaaattacTTCTTCAGTTTTGGTGGTAACCACAAAAACAGACTCTAAATGGCGTGCTATGTAGATAATTACTCTAACAAcggatatgaaaaaaaaaaacttcagaATATTTTCAACAGTCTACTAAGCACATGTACATGAGTGTGTAAGAATTTTGACTTTACACAATCACTGCTCTGCCAATAACACACAAGGAATCCTAGACCAGCAAAAAAACTGTTGTGTGCAGGCCAAGCACCAAGTCAATAGTAAGGAAACCTGATCTAACAGATGTTTCTGGAATGTTTTATAACCCATATATAGATTTTAGCTAGACCAATATGAATGGACGTTTGGGTGCTTTTGTTATtgtagtacaatatatatatatatatatatatatattgagctaTAAAACAAGTATTACTCTATTATTCCAATGCAGACTTAATTGTGGAGTTGGTAAATAGTATCTTACCTGGGTCCAGAAAATCCGGTCTTTCGATCTTGGCTACAAGAGTTGACTGATTAAGTATATGCAAATGTTATAGCTGACAAGACCCATTCAGTCGTATTCTCATAGTTAATCCCCTGAATATTTGTTCTCCACACCCTTAGTTAAAACATCATCTATAAATCAGTTTACATAACTATTTATCTTTGACAAGGTCAAATGAAGGAATTAATCTAAAGTTCACTTACCTGCATTACTAATTATGTGGATTTTATTATGCACCATTGCAAAAATTCACTAGTTAGCTCACTGTGCCACTTCCTACAACATGATCCCTACAGGTGGGTAATCACTTAAATcggtggttctcaactccagtcctcgggTCATGTttgtctttaatcatgcacaggtgagataatctatgttgctgggtcagtaattatcgtaCCTGCTTCCAAAGAAGACAGAAATCATCAAAACAAgacctgttgggaaaacttgagggttgagaaccactgacgtAAATAATGCAACAGAAAAACACTAAGGGATAGATTTACTAAGACTTGGGTTGTCAAAGTCTTTATAAAGGAGGATTACTGATGGTGTTCATTGATTGCTTTGACCAatcgcatacttcccaacatgaccctctccaagagggacagaatgctctgctcctggacttcccttttataaTCGCCATCACtggtgtgctgaaacacctttctcatccattaacctgttcaaaacaggtgacggcaatcataaattaagagaaaagtccagcagcagagcattttatccctcctggagtgGGTAGTGTTGGGATAATATGCAATACTTCAACAAAAACGACAATAGAAATAAATGGTAAACAAGCTTTTGTCTTCAATACAGGAATTGAAAAAAGGAAGGAAGATAGTTTCCACTTACAGGTGTGCTAATACTGTCCCGTTTTGGAGTGATTTCCGCATATGTTGTAAGCATATATACGGATGTGAATAGCTTTCACTTACTTATAGCACAATACTGAATAACTACAACAAGAAATCATGAAGGGGGGGTTTGgcctgtgtacccagccttacttgCATCATTACATTATCTAGCTAAAGTCCTATAAAAGGAATATAGCTTTTTTACATAAATGTAACTACTGTATTAGCATTCGACTGCTACAAAGGAATGAATACgtcatttgtattattattattttttttatttttttagcaggATGAGCCATATCAATTCCAAGGTGATGAATGGTTGGATCATATCTGATTTGTCACCTACAGAATCCATTTCAAGATTAATGGATCCATGGTCCAGTAAGAGAATAGAGGACATTACATGAGTTAGAGTTAAGTTTTCACATGCCCGCAGtcaataaaggtgggtacacactggccgatatatcggctgttctcttgaacggccgatatatcgcgggtccgtacgccagtgtgtacggccgatacgtctgtgaactccgtcggtcacagacgtatcgcgtcgaccccgcagcacagccgacggccaatatatctaccgatatattggtgcgtcgctgtgtgtgtacgaggcggtcggctgaccgcccgtatacatgctgctgcggccggcggtgattgacagctgaactgggcgggcgtgtagttcatgacgtcagtccaagacggatcgggcagtgtgtatgctcttccagtgtgtacccaccttaagactacaGCCCATTGCAACGGAGGGTTTTCTCACACCTGTGCGGAGCCCAATTTTATACTTTTGCGCTTgccacattccaacatcaataagTATTTTCTTCCTGCAGTACCACACACATTAtaccttattttttttatttcagatttTGCATTTCCAAAAAAATCCCATTAGACATTTTGCTCTGTCTAATATCAAATAAAATGTAaccaaaagaaaaaatatttagctGTTTCttcacttttcttttctttttaaataaacGTCACAAAGAAATAACTATATTTTTTGCTTCCAACTTTTTAAAATTGCAAAATGGAGGATTCTACGTGTACGTTTTTATTTACATGCGCAAATGAAAATGATAATGCAGGTTAGATTTTTTCCTTGGGATAGTTTTTGCTGTTTCGATTTAAATGCTTACAAGATGTAGAAATTATATTTTAGCCCAGCAAGGCATTAGATAGCacctttccaatatatatataataggattttggtacttaccggtaaatccttttctcctagtccgtagaggatgctggggactccaaaaggaccatggggtatagacgggatccgcaggagcttgggcacactgaaaagacttaagactgggtgtgaactggctcctccctctatgcccctccttcagacctcagttataggaactgtgcccaggagagacggacatttcgaggaaaggatttttgtgtaaactaagggctacaaacataccagcccacaccacaaccataccgtacaaccggagtaacagtaaaccagataacagtatgaaaaaacaacagcaacaagctgaaaccagaaatacacaacccgtgtataaactaagtgaacccacaagagaacactgcaagaaacagtccgcactgggacgggcgcccagcatcctctacggactaggagaaaaggatttaccggtaagtaccaaaattctattttctcttacgtcctagaggatgctggggactccaaaaggaccatggggtttataccaaagctccagaccgggcgggagagtgcggacgactctgcagcaccgactgagcaaacgcaaggtcctcagcagccagggtatcaaacttatagaacttagcaaaagtgtttgaacctgaccaggtagctgctcggcaaagctgtaaagccgagacgccccgggcagccgcccaagacgagcccactttcctggtagaatgggctttcactgacttcggcaccggtaacccggccgaagagtgagcctgctgaatcgtactacaaatccagcgtgcaatagtctgttttgaagcaggatgaccaatcttgttggaagcatacaggacaaacagcgcctcagttttcctggcaacagccgtacgggcgacgtagatcttcaaagccctcactacatccagagaccttggaactgccacagcatccctagccaccggtaccacaataggttggttaatgtgaaacgaagacaccacctttggtaaaaattgttgacgagtcctcaattctgccctatctgaatgaaagatcaagtacgggctctaatgagataaggccgccaactcagacact
Encoded proteins:
- the LOC134934589 gene encoding protein FAM200A-like is translated as MRTPGKEWKICLTGEVLFGDELDKLISKATVGKSTYLPFTTPPARKTYTTPTQQSFRTAKFKCKSKGSSSTFKETQFYFSYGSYTGFAFNLNEFIVIAPVQNYFVAQKMERFLHTGKKSVSEEKDEEPQASGTVGKKRKHRRYDDTYLDIVFTSVDVNHEERPQCVLCLKILSTESMIPSKLRRYLETNHPNMAKKPRDFFSRKLKELKGQKGTFFKQASIPCNALLASYKVAHRIAMCKKPHTIAEELILPAAVDMVNILVGESAGKLLSKVPLSNNTISRRIQHMAEDLNDQFIEKMKGKDFALQLDEPTDSNKYAHLICYTRFVDCDNIVEDLFCESITAGIKAHDLFQIIDTFLSENQLDWTKCFGVCTDGGRSMSGCYGGLQALIRSKAADALWTHCIIHREALASKHLSPPLNAVMESVLKVVNFIKTRPQKLHQELYSYLVEEEHECANNYLDTVFFLSKLAYLCDIFDKLNALNLSLQGNNTHILKLSEKFATSDDVCLTHECVTLKSVFEQHLTNLSYWFEKYFPENMEKFVWIQDPFNTSAPIKFSSVEEEKLIELSCDKTLKVKFSSMGLEEFWISIKDEYPMLSAKAQQILVSFATTYLCEAGFSAVAVIKSKYCSKINVEEEIRGAVSKLIPRFEKLCSAQQAHISQ